From the genome of Branchiostoma lanceolatum isolate klBraLanc5 chromosome 11, klBraLanc5.hap2, whole genome shotgun sequence:
ggtatgatttataattgatgagagacactcctaatacgtcagtcataaaggttaaaatcatttggcgaaggtaggaggtcgtgaaactctagtttAGTAATCATTTTCTACCAAACCGGGCATCTGATCTGCCATGAACAAACTACAAATAAAAATTCTGCCgtcaaaatattgttttaatCATATCCACGTGCACAGCGATTGCAAGCGGTCTTGTGTGATTCTTATGAGATTCCATCCGCCAggagcaaggaggttggatcaaggaggttcatatatataaaacctcattggttgaagtTAGTATTTTGGGTAGTGCTAATTCCTTTTTATATTCAGATGCTGAAGGTTTCCGAAACTGgcagccgcggcgactgttggagggcttcttttacttgcagccaTATGCATTAGCTCTATCATAGGGCTACGAAACTGGGCGACTGAAGGCGTGACCAAATTGCAAGTtaccgtgaaactgtaacacaactCAGGCTTTGCAAAAATTTCACAAATTTTTTCTAAACACTCCGCAAATCTCTTTCGTGACAAGCTACCCAATaaccgtgaaactgtaacacaaattcCCCCGCGACCATCCTTGGGAAACTGTCTGGTATTGAACCAAAACATCACCGCAATATTTCCTACTCGATACAAAAATTTACATCGCTATATTTCACCAACGAGAAGCAAAACTTACCACTGAATTTGAAACTAAGAGTTGTTGTCATGCGGGGACCGCGTGCTCGCAGGCCGAACGCGTATATACAACGAGCTTCCTCATTGGCTCAGAGCTGACCAACCACACAATCACTTATACAGTTGAGTACCACGTGCAGCGCGCCCAGGTGCAGCGTGCCTATTGTTTGCCACTTTGAAACGCCGCCGGCGCCGCGGGAgacacaaaataacaaaaaattccatgaaaaaattgcaaaatatgtcattttaaagtagtgtatgccaaaaaaataatggcgtcctttgggtaaatatccaatgcacaactaaaccaaatttcatgtccttaggtttcaacaccacggcactggaggccataatgtgcgacttttgtctgaaaatgaccaaaaaacctcgataaaatcattttaaaaacttatataaaaaaaatggaaaaagcatctaggggtatacacttactttacctgcataccaaatttcagccaatttggtcgacggacgactgagatgaatcgatttgaagatttgacaggagaaggaggagaagaaacctgacaaaaacaatttgtTTCATGGCGAAACATAACTATTATCTTCAGAGGTCCTCAGTCAGCTAAAACACTGTTACAGCAACGTCTTAACGCAACATTTCAAGTAAGTGTACGGGGCTTCGTATTGGACCAGAGCATATGTTATATATCGTgcctctctgtgtgtctgactgtttctctctctctatttctcCCTCCAGCCTCGGTACGCATattcatttcaaaatttccctaTGTGCACTAGGAAAGTGGATATCTACAGCTTTGCCTTCGTCCTGTGGTACGGCAGACAGGCGGACCATGGGCAGCGTATGAACGACAGTGAATTCCGTGCAGCAGTTATCACCAGGAACCTTCGTCCAGCCCTGACAGAAGGCCTTCCTTCACCGGAGTCCGACTGGATGGATCTAACTCAGGGATGTTGGGAAGATGAAGCCAAGATGCGCCCTACAGCTGAGGAATGTCTTCAACGTCTGGATAGTATCTTAGATAGAATCCAAAGAGCAACATCTTAATTTGCTCTATCTAACCCTCATCCAACCGACCACATTTTTGCCACGAATCCgtccgtatggggtccaaacggaccccattttgtttTGACCCCAATTTCTGGTGGAATCTTTTTGTTATCATTGCACATATAATGTTTCAATAATCTATGTAGAATATTTTGACTGTTGTCAATATTTGTCAATGATCTGGTGTAAATAGTCAATgctcattatcatgatttatgcagaaaacGAGGATAACTCGAATTCAAAGAATTtgaggaaaacaacaacaactagagttccacgaacacattatcatGTCATGGCCATTACCAGCGTAACCTCCTAGGTATTTGAAACTCGCCCGATTGTAGTGCTATCGGAGACTGGAAGAAGACTATCAGTTGTTGGATTTAAATGCATGTACTTAGTCTCTGAAGCGTTAAGGTACAAACCAATTTTATGACATGAGGTTTTCACTTTGGTGAGAAGATTTTATGCTATTTTATTGAGTTTCCCAGCAACTAGTGACTAATTATCTAATCTTATCGGTTCTGTTTAAAAGATGATGTGTTTATTCATGTCACTCAGTCCTTCAGACTCGTAtgatacactcagcacaaaaagtttggaaacataACTTTTGTCCatcatatctctgttgtttcttgatcaatttacatgatttatgtatcattgaaaagcttgtgtgattttctttcctgtAATACCAAACCTATTATGATTGTAAATTAATGTAatgagcaccagacctgcttatgcgagcgggtcacatacaaatagtgcccagattaccctactaatgtcaaacgctcaattcagtatttttttttttcttctgctggtagcacattACTTGTGTGcaagggtaatatgaaactttaatcaataaaacacattaatatgaaagccaaggatagtctGTATGGTTCTTCTTGTTTTGATAGCGAACTATTTGATTTTATTAAATGACCATTGAAGCTAAAGTTCAAACATAGGAATGGATCTGAAATTACAATGCGTTATCAGTGACTCATTGAATAAGACTGTAAATGACTATGTCTGTTAAAGCAACCGcctttttgaaaatgtcaataaTGTACATACAAGTCACGATGGTCAAATATAGGCGCAAAATTTCCATACTTTTCTAGAATTCGAACAACACTCTATTATGTTCGAAGTGACGTATTCGAATAGAACGTGCGTTCTATTTGGGGTCACTCGCGGTCATAtgcaggttttcactgtaaatccGCGCCAAAAGGCCCTTTCTGTCCTAGGTcccttgcacaagaagaaaaaaacactttatcacaaatacaaactattttctggacAGTATATTTTTGCTGACATTATGTTGTGGACAAGGAATATGTAGCCAAGCTACTTGCgccattgttgatgactttgaatgttgcaggacttgtttacgccggcatcaaggaccccctccccctatccgtgaggCATGACAGTGTTCCAAAGTGGTGTGAAAATCTCGAGCAATGTGCGTTCAAACTCACTCATCGGGGTCTTAAATTTTCGAGAACTAATATCCCCAGGCTTTTGTCTTAGGGACTTTTTTGATACGGCGGAAATTTTGAATTAcgggtgtttgagtgtaaaaaaaatgtatttttcgacctattttcggtcgtagaaataatttgaatgagaaattCAAAAATTCCTAAGACAGAAAGTTTTGAATTACCGTTATCATTCAGAATAAAGAAGATTTGGATTTTCAGTCACGTTTAGAACGAACTTATTTGCACCATTTTGGTATTTTGTAcaccgaacatcctttctaTAACAGCCAACTTGGcctatttcagaaaatattcagacaaaatgatgcaaaattagTAAAACGGCAGGATTTTAGGTATACACATTGGCTAATTTCATTTCCAATAGGCGAGACACGTGCGAGAGATAATTTGTCTAACTATCACTACATTTTAGAAGATGTTACAGCTCCCCCGGGGACCGCGCGGgagtcccggtaacctgatacgctcccttTACTGTGGACATTTTCCCATAGCAACGAACCATCGTGAAGTTCCCGCCCAAAGTAGGCCATGTGACTGATTAGACTCAATGGGCCCTAGCACAGGGGAAGGATAGAAGCTTTATCACAGGGAGAATTAGAAAGAAAAGACAAACACTCAATCACTAGAGAAATGAGAGAGAGCTTCTCAACAAATATTGAAAAAGGCTTCTTTATTACTACAGGAAAGGTAGGAAGAATTTTATCATCCCATAGGGGGAAGAAAACAGGGGCATATCTCGGGCATAATTTGTATCGCATTCAACTTAGAATTATACAACATCTATTCAAAAGTTTGGAATAATCGCACAGAACGAAGAGGAGTTCCGTCACACCCAAGAACTGTACATTCGGGGACTTGCATATATTCAGTAAGCTCAGGCGGTATATGTAATCGTGAACTTTTAACTCTTCTTAATTAAACCATTAAAATGCAAATCTTCCCACTCCACCCATGTGTCCATGTAACCATGACAAGTAAGACCAATTAAGTTCCTCCACCTAACCCGtcagcaacaggctagttgggcagccctggctgtgtatgctgaacagccaaaccaataaatgaatgaatgaataaacacatgTTATATGTCTTCTCTAGTCCTGTTGAtgcaaaatattgaaattctaAATGACCACCCGTGGCGTTGAGACAAGCGGCAGGTTTGTGGCGCCGtaatagggctgtttagccatagtcgatgctgtagggctgttgtgaattaggattttaccatggtcaatactgaccgacggaggccatatatatataaacattttcCGCGTGGAGAAAACTCCTCAAAATCATCTCGCCGCTAATTACTTTATAAAGCAGCTATAGTTCATTTCGTAGGTTGAAATGTGTTGATCGGGTTCGGTTATTCTCTTTATTCCCTAATATGTTGGGATTAACGTATTTTCTCGTTTCTGGGTGGGTTTAGAAAAACTTAAACCGTGTTAGATCTTTTGACGATCGGTACATATACCGACGGATACGTTCAAAAGCACCGTAAACGAGAAGTGCACTCTCAAACACCACGGTAATGCTTAACCGCCCCTGTAGCAAAATGGGCCAGTCCTGAGAGTTATCCACCCACATTCGCAGCGAGAATACTCTAATAAGACGGTCACTCCTGATTTCGTGTTCAGTGGAAGAGGACACGACAACTGAACTCTCAGGTAAGGTTTTAACACTAATGCCGCAAACTTTTAGGTTGTTTTGCCGGATACGGAGTTTATAATAAGGTTCTGAATTTATAGTGCTTACTTAATTTTCCCGTGCTCTGTTAAGGTGGTGTTATGTTCCATTTGTTCCGTGTTTCTACCGGAGTTCAATGACCTTGGTATACTTGTAAATTTGAAACGGTCAGAATTGATTACGACATAATCGGCACCTTGTCTGCGAGCAATTATGGGAAGATAGTTTAGCTGACGTTTCGAAACGATGGGAAAGGATCGTTTACTACACCTGTTGCTCTATCTAGTAAGTAGGAATCATTGTTTCTTGATGGTTGGAGGCATGGGATTGCTCGAACTCTGTACTGTACGGTAGAATATCTGTGTTTTTCTTTGcctgattgtatttttaatgtttgtgcccagggttatctgaaaagcagatccgtAGATCTGAGATGTACTCTAGTTAAATAAATTAATTGAATTGGATTGAATTGAAAGCCTAATATTTTGGGATAAACATATTTTGTCCGTTTCTGAGTTAGTTTAGAAAAAAGTAAACCGTGTTAGATATTCTGGCGATCAGTACATATACAAACAGATACATTCAAAAGTACCGTGGGAAAAGTTGGATTCAGTACGTATTGTGTTTCTGCGGACGGTGTGTTTTATTATTCCGCTGATTTGAAAGTTTACGTTATACGTGACTGGTTGATCAAGAGACAAAAGGTGCAAAAATATATCTGTTTTTAAGAACGCGAGTCTACTTCTAAgcacacagacaaaaacagaaaTACGAAGGCATTTTCCAAAATCTCACATCTTACCGGCACGGGGTTATTGACCCACCATGATAGATAGGCAAAAGGTTGTGACGATCTTTCATTAAGCACTAGACTCTGCTTCTTATAGTATAGGCACGTAGGCTCCTGGAAAAAGAAAGGCTTTTTTCCAAACCTTACATCTTACAAACACGGGGCATTGATCATCAACAAGACAAAAGGTTGTGACAATATTTGATTAAGTACTAGGCTCTGCTGCTAACGTTGTATCATAAGAACCAGGCGTCTATATTAGGTTTTATTTAAGCATTATGGTAATAGCGAGGTAGCCAGGCGTCCAATCTGGGGGATAGTGTGAAAGGGTCTTGGTCCTTCCACAGTGAGGTGATTTTGAAGTATTTGTTTAGAGTTTGGAatatcatatcaacatttttcacaaATAATAGCGTGGTGGCCAGTTACGTTTAAATGCACTAGCTATAACCCTGAACACACAGGCTCTTGGAAAAAACGAAGGCTTTTCCCAAATCTTACAGAGGAAACCAGAGCCCTACTAGTcatgccagctgttgacctattGACCTAGATTCCGAGACACCGCCTTAAATTTCACCACAATCTTTCagcggattgataaactttccatgtctaTTATAATTAGTATTCAATTTTGTGAAGAATCATCCAAGCTACCAACATGCCATAAATCATGACGATTCGtcaacccctgcttgagttattcaACTCCAAAGATAACAGCAAAAACGCCCACTGCTGTTCTAAATAAGCcaccaggggggccaaacttacaccacttactctctgtcccaaTACCTATCAACTACCTAAAGGTCATGATCATGAACCTCGCGCATCCAGAacatttgacctcaaactttgaagctccacCTCAGTACCTTAGATATCCGCTTGGAGGCCCATTaacgaacttgaccttcctctttaagaCCCCTAACCATTCGCTTAATATCATCAGACGCGGGTAATTAATCACCATGGTAACTGGACAAATAAAGATTAATTGTATTGATCCTCTACAgagaatacaacaaaacacaaagcgttAAACAAATATAATCCATGCTTAAGTCCAAATTCCCCGCTCAAGGAAACACACGTTATTTTTCTCTATACGATAGCTTtcaatatgtacatatatttaaagatattgttatagctcgttatgctgtccatgtaaAAAATTCCATTGTcatgtcttgtccttgtcagcagggctagccctttgtaaaagccacaggctagttgggcagccctggctgtgtgttctaaacagccaaaccaatgaatgaTAAGGAAACAAATATAAAtgcttttcaaagtttgaaatccTTGCTTGTCTTTGATCGGACGGTGTAGTTTACCGGAACTCTCAACGTCCAGGAGCAGAATCAGTCTTCGCTACCGAGACACAAGCATCATGGCGGGTATGGTAGTTAGCTGAGTGTATACTAAATTTTCACTTTCACGACACCAACTGTTATAGAAATTTCTCTCACAAATCACGCCTCCTATCTCTGTGCTTTGTAttcactaggacggcgctctcgccgcgcgctctctgcgacctcaaataTAACAGAACGCTCATAAATTTcacggattaaaaaaaaaaacgattcgttttacgctttgtgtgttttgttgtcttttcggcCATACTTTAACATTCTGCAGGATATTCCAATTGTAAAATCAAGGATTATACAAATTCGATACAGGTCACAGCGAGAGCGCAGCAAGAGCTTCGTCTATTGGAATGAGAATCCTAATGGAAATCTACCGATATTGAACATCGATTGAAACGCGAATGGTTGCCGTGTATTCGTGCAGAAATGGTGAAGGTCGGAGGGCTGATAAATCGCTCACTGGGGCGGTATTTGGCTGGATTTCGGGCGTTCGCGGCAGCGTTTGAGACAAGCAAGGAGATCTACTACAACTCGTATGACTCAAAGGTGCCGGACTCTACACTGTGTGGGTCGGGAGTCGACGTGCGTGTGCTGGGGATAGGGAGTGGAGCAGGTGAGGCCGCTACAGGACTTTATGACGTCAGTTGCTATAGCCTGGAAAGTTTAACGGGTATCTCACAGGACTATGGCACGTTGGCACGATttgagcgctcaacgaatttcatcgataaaaacgaatatgtttacGCCGCTAagagtgttttgttgtcgtttaagtcatacttgtgcgttttgcAATATAtctccattataaagtcaagggtaacacagatccAGTTCCGGACGCAGAGAGGCCGCCAACGGTTAACAGTTccgtgagatacccgcttaagaTATGCTTCATACATGTGGATTATTTCTAACTAACTAGATTTGGGGTCTGGAGAGTAACTATGTcatccttacatctacttgatGTGGCCTTGAATACATGAAATATCTCAGAGTCTTCACATCTATATTTCAGTCCTATGTTATATGTCACGATCTGAAGCCACTATGTATGTAGCACAGTGTCCACTACTGCCCGCTATGTAAATACGGTCCCCATATTGGCGATTCCATAATTAGGATTTGAGGAAATTCTGTTTTAATCCTTTCTTCCCTCTCCTGATTGACTCCAAGAAGTGCCAACTTGTTATTGTACAACAGTAACATCAACGTTCTTCCATCGCTCTATGGTAGACGCCACATTGgaattatatactgtaaatcaacttaaaaccatcgcaaacattttggtttaatactcAAGCATGCagtgtgtgactgtagcgtgtgactgtagtgctgccgcgaacttaaaaccacagcgaacactcagTTTCCgccttaacgcgaaataaaaccacgcgaacttaaatgtattaacAGTAGTCCCTAATTAAAAcccttgaaaatccttcttttaCTCGAAAATTCTGCCCCAATCTGAAGCCATTTTTGGTCGGACAGCACAAGTCTAAGCTCTCCCATTTTGGTCCAAATTTGTTTAGTTCAGCAGTTGGCGTAAGAACGTAagtgagttgttgggtccttTTGGACCTGAAAGAAAAGcggggtcaaaggtagggttttGCACTACTTTCGGCTTTTCTGGGAGTTCGAGCTGGTCAATAGCCTTTTTTCTATTTCCCTTCCGACTTTCCGGTGAAGCAAAATTTCAGTACTTTCATTTAGCCTTGTTTTAGTGTATTTTATCTGCCCTCTGTATTTTCTAGGAGGCATTGATTGCGTCATCCTGAGGAACCTTCTGCAACGTCACAGCGGCGTGTACAACAGGGTAATAGAACCATCGAAGGACATGATTGAGCAATACAAGGTGGTTAAacaatacatatagaatacaacacggagtattccgtatcacccgaggtaccagcccgaccgcgggtaggatcgcccgtaGGGCTCGGACCGAGGCTGATGCGGAAATAAGcagcggaatacaccgtgttgtattttatttatgtcataccaacccgaaaaaaaacacatttaaaggCGAAATGCGCCTTGAGTTGAGagaattttgtgtcctcgaacaaagaaATCGTAACAACGTCGATTAaaacctccgaatccggcattcgaattttcgacagcggcgcaaccggcgcactcgaaatgtagtcttaatattctatggaaacccctgtgatacaacttagaaccccgtgtgatacggaaaattatcttCCTGTCCTGAACACCCGTATCTAACATTTTCGCGGCCTAGGTATCACATAAATTATAATGTAATACACGCAGAAAGGTTGATATATCGTTTTGCTCGAAATTTGAATGTActttatgtattttctttttcctAATGTCTTTTTGCGCATTTTGCAATTATACCTGTGTATAGATGTTGAAGGGACTACCGAAATGTTTTGAAGATGAAATAAACTAATAGATAAATATCAAAATTAGTACAATTCAATTTATGataaacttttttccaacactTAGGTATTCTAACATACTAAGTGTTGGAAAAATTTTTAGCACTGcgctatgattactaccaacacagatgagcttccatgatagaTATCAAACTTATTATGATTTCGGAGGCACTGCTGGGTAAGAACACGGGCCTCAGCTCTGTGAAGTTTGACTGGCGGCAGCAGACTGCAGAAGAGTACTTCCAGGCAAAGGCAGACACACAGTTCAACCTCATCCATGCGATACACGCTCTGTACTATGTGGAAGATATTAACGCCGCCTTGCGGAACATGTGGGAACAGCTTGCAGATGGTGGCTACATGTTGGTCGCCATGGAGTCAGGTGATTATTATCTCCatcaaaaatggagatattgttttgggtgtgtctgtgtgtgtgtttgtctttttgtgtttccgcactactgtagtcagcataactcaagaacctcttgatggattacgatgatatttggtatgtgggcaggtgttgtgaagccgaagttaaaggtcgattttgggccccctggtatgtgaccttggtactgcagcagaacttcaatttttgtatcttttgatctggacgtgctgtggtcttgattttttggcggcagatagcttgtggtgtaatgaagacgtggtgtgggtttgggccccctagcagcttgctctggaactgcaggggcgttatcgtgaaaatcttctaaggcgaataactgaacaaaggaacgatggatttccatgatatttagtatacaggtagcttagacagagatgtacacaatgaagttcaaattatgttaattaggacttaatttgcatagctaatgaggaaaatctatatttgcagtgttttccattatcagactcaaatacatgtaacgtatgtagttaatggaaagtggatcatcaacagataccaattatgcaaatgaattccttatttgcataattaatgcaaaataccatatctcatctaattggaaaattataggactgtcaatatgatacatagcatgcaggtagcttagacagagatatacataatgcagtgcaaattatgctaattgtgacttaatttgcatagctaatgagggaaatccatatttgcagtgttttccattatcagactcaaatacatgtaacatatgtagtttatggaaagtggagcatcaacagataccaattatacaaatgaattcctaatttgcataatcaatgcaaaaacaccactatgaatctaattggaaaattataggagtcaatattgcaacatgtgtaggttagataaaggtgtttataaccaagcatatattatgcaaatgtgtaaccatttgcatgaatagaattgttcatggcgatatgaggtcgtggaactcttgtcttggaaggttatgttttcgttagggaacgtgcgtgtgtgtgtttgtgtgtttgtgtgtgtgtgtgtgtttgtgtgtgcgtgcgtgtgcgtgtgtatctgtgcttgtttgtgtgtgtcttggTGTGTCTAcatgcgtgtgtctgtgtgtttatacgtgtgtgtgtatatattgtgtatcttggtgtgcctgtgtgtccatgcatgtgtgtgtgtccggtgttttggtgtgtctgcaagcgtgtgagtgtgtgtttgtgtgtctatacatgggtgggtgggtgtctcggtgtgtctgtgtgtcttcattgtgtatgcatgtgtgtgtgtcttgggGTgtctacatgcatgtatgtgtgtgtttgtatctgtgtctgtgtgtgtctgtgtgtctatgcatgcgcgtgtgtgtatgtctacATGCGCacacacgtgtgtgtgtgtgtagcttGTGTAGCTTGTGTGGTCGGGAAGAAGTGACACTTCAGGGGGCTTTTTAGTTGTAGACTTTGACCTTAGATAAGTCAAAAAGGGATaaatggattttcatgatttttggcctGTAGTTAAAGTAATGGTATATCAATTAaacctatctagaccggggggagggggtaaaagtgcccgcgccaactttgacatcgtataactgccaaacgacgtatgatatgacaaccaaacttggtgacttttcctcaaatttagttggcaacaatattatgataaaagtataagtttatcattttccgtgttgccatggcaacgggtttctgaagaggcatttatgcaaatttcactgttttcaatgttttcttgctcaaccacactagttacctacatgtataacatcatatgtgattaAATGTATctgtcatgattcaatattcataaattatgctaatttgatgacgtcatcgctcaaaatcatagatggcggacaagatcactattttcggtataaacaggctttttcgcctttaaattcatcacaacctggaattttcttgaCCAGAAACATCAAGATTAATGTTttaagtctattttgattgttatttggggtcagaaatttaaaaaaaaaagtattttcaaaaatttcaaaatggccgatccaagatggcggatccaaggggggggggcactaacaacacatgacgtcattcttcgacgtcattttgacgtcaacttagttaCCACTGAGGTCAAATGTCTTgtcatacctttaaatcaataacacgcactattttgtctaatactttcaGATATCATGGGGATTCCCTATTtaaccaataaaatcacatcgatgacgtcataattacgtcatattacgtcataacgtcaccaaaattacaggaattataaaactttacgtgaacatcactccctgcaaatttggtgatgatagagcatactgttcggaagttatgaagggggggggtcgaaagagcccccccccccgtccaagaagtctcaaaaaagcccggtctagctAGGGTTAATGGCACAATATGTTAATTCATTTGTGCTAAATGACAGGAATATCATACTAAaagaaagttgccttcattattcACATAGTTGAAAAACAGACATCCTACACGGTCACAATTACAACCTCTTTTATACTTCCACAGATGAAAGTGATTGGGGGAAACTTCAACACAAGTTGTGggaggagttcggccgaggtgACCGTTTGGCTTCGCCATTTCGTATGTCCGGTGACATCAAACAGTGGCTTGACACGAAGGGCATCAGTTTCGTCACTTCGACGGATGAAACGAGACTGAACGTCTCAAAGTGTTTTAAAGAACACTCCGAAACTGGAAATTTACTTCTCGACttcctgacaaaaacaccctaTGTTGCCGATGAGCCAGAAGTTAATTCAATGGTCCTGGACTACATTCGGCGTAATTCGTCAGAGGTCGATGATAAGATGCTCTTCCAATCAATCACTGAAACTATTGTTGCCTTCAAACGTTGCTCGGAAGAAAAGTAACGATGCTTTGCAATAGTTTGGATTCAGTTTATTTCATCAGATAACCAG
Proteins encoded in this window:
- the LOC136444315 gene encoding histamine N-methyltransferase-like, yielding MVKVGGLINRSLGRYLAGFRAFAAAFETSKEIYYNSYDSKVPDSTLCGSGVDVRVLGIGSGAGGIDCVILRNLLQRHSGVYNRVIEPSKDMIEQYKALLGKNTGLSSVKFDWRQQTAEEYFQAKADTQFNLIHAIHALYYVEDINAALRNMWEQLADGGYMLVAMESDESDWGKLQHKLWEEFGRGDRLASPFRMSGDIKQWLDTKGISFVTSTDETRLNVSKCFKEHSETGNLLLDFLTKTPYVADEPEVNSMVLDYIRRNSSEVDDKMLFQSITETIVAFKRCSEEK